Below is a genomic region from Candidatus Nitrosocosmicus arcticus.
AGTTCAAAAGGGACAGGAAATCATAAATATTCTTGAAAGGGTTGTTTTAGATTTCATAAACAAGATGAATCATAGCAATTGGAAATATGGTGTATCAACAAATAATTTAGAATAGCTTATTATCAAGGCCGGGAGAATCATTTTTTATCAATTTTTGGTACTTTCTTAATTGCCGTCCACAGGCCTAATTGCCGACCACCGTTTAGGAGGAAGTAAATTAATCAAAGGAGAAACTTGTTTGCATTTTGACCAAATAGCAAGTATCTGTATTATTTTTCCAATAGGGGACTTTTTCTATGATAGTTTCTTTGCCAATTCGGAGATTCTTTTTCCTAGCGCTCTTGCTACCTTGATGTCTGCCTCAGTAATTTCTTTGTTTGACATCCGTCCTACAATTCTGCTAGGACCATATGGACTTCCACTCTGAGTTAGTTCGGGAACGGCGTACGGAACACCTACGATGATCATTCCATGGTGAAGCATAGGAAACATCATTGAAATAGCAGTTGTTTCTTGACCACCATGAACCGAAGCAGCTGCGGTAAATACCGCACCCAGTTTACCTATCAGCGATCCTTTCATCCATAAGTCACTCGTTCGATCCCAAAGAGCCTTCATTGGTGCAGCCATATTTCCGAACCTTGTGGGTGATCCAAAAATAATTGCATCATAATTGGGCATTTCGTTTACCAAATCATCAACTTTGTTAGTTGGATATGTATTAGTCAGGTCTTCAACAATTTTTGACCACTCGGGGTTTTGCGAAACTACTTCTGCTGGAACGTCGTCTGCAATTCTTCGAAGAGTCACGCTCGTATTTGAAACCTCCTTTGCTCCGTATGCAATCTCCTCGGCCATTCCAGCTGTGTTTCCATATCTTGAATAAAAAAGAATAAGAATTTTTGAAATTCTTTCAGACATTATCAAATGGTTCTTCTAAAGTTATATAAATTATATATAACCTAACAAAAGTTAGAATACCTTAACCTCGCAACTTCAACGGTGCTAAAAAAGGAACTGTCTAGACTTATCATGCCTTGATATCTTATACTAGTTTATTTCTGAGGCCGAGGACTTCCTCTTTATTGGATAAAACTTAATATTTGTAATTCTTAATATCAAGTCTTATAGTTGGGAATTCTTAGTTTCTTAATAGGTTTAGTGATATCCACTTTCTTAATTTATGTGGTTACGAAATTGCTGGGTGAAAAAGAGGGATTTAAAACTGCCTTTTTTGCTGCTCTTTTAGGTTCAATTATGTTTGGAATTGTTTCTTACATATTTGGAAATGGCGTTTTTGCGGCAGCAATAGGGGGTATTATCTGGTTAATATCACTCAAGTGGCTTTATAGCACAGGATGGCTCAAGGCGATTTTGATTGCAGTTGTTATCTGGATTGTAGTATCTATAGTTGGCATCTTTTTGCCAACTTTTCCAAATCCCTTTTAGCATTTCCAAATCTTTTCAAAATCTAGAACATGGACCATAAGAATTGCTAATATCTTACATCAATTTCACCTTGCATCATCGAATTTTTGCTTGTAGTAATCTAACCGAGATATTAGACCCTGCAATTTTTACCCAACATATTAATTAACATGTTTTTCTATCTCTGAGCATGTTTTTAGTTCAATAGAATGAGTAATCTGGGATCATATTCAATCAAAATGACCTCAATCCAGCTTTAGAATCATAAAGTGTAATCATTAACAATTGCCCAACCAAATCTATTATTTATCTCATCCGATGCGATCTCAAATAAATCTTATTCTAGTTAATGGATGTAGATGTTCGACTTGCACTATGTCTTAATTTTTTATCCTGAGATAATACTTTTTCTCGATTATTTTGGCACGGTAGCATTTGCAGTTACGGGAGCCTTCAAAGCAATAGAACAAAAAGCCGACATTCTAGGAGTAGTTATCCTTTCCAGTGTTACAGGGCTCGCAGGCGGGTTGATGCGAGATGTTATTTTTGGAAAATACCCTCCAACTGCCTTATCAGATCCTATGTACCTAATCTTATCAATCATTACAGGCTTTTCTGTTTTTTTCTTATATCCTCGATTAAAAAAACACTGGGGTTTATTTCTAAATTGTGATGCGGTGGGATTAGGGGTATTCACAGTAATCGGAGCAAGCACAGCTTATTCGATTTTTGGCCCAAACTTACTTCTCGTTTCTATTGGAGGGCTGCTGACCGCTACGGGCGGAGGAATCCTGAGAGACATCCTTGTAAATGAAATTCCATTGGTATTTGTTAGGGAACTATATGCAACAGCTAGCTTCGTCGGAGTCGTAGTTTTTTTTATCTTGATAATTTTGTCTGATCCAGTTATAGCAGTAATCAGCGGATTAATTTCAGCTACGGGAATTCGGTTATTAGCCATAAAGTATGACTGGAATTTACCAAAAGTTAAAACTTGACATTTAAAAACAACGATTCCTTCAAAATTTTATCACATTCAAACTAAAAAATTCAATGAGTCTGCCCTAAAAGAAGGAGAGGCAATCGCTTTCAATAGACAACTTCACTATTTTATGCCTGACTACCAAAATTGAGTTGCTTGAAAATATAAAATTGCATTCCCCAAGACATTTTGGAAGACATTAGCAACGTTTAATTCCAATAATCGTTAAAAGTACTATATAAATTGCAGTACATGAATAGGAGATGCTTGAATATCCATTGAATTCTAATAATGTTCCTTTAAAAGAAAATAATATACCAAGAAGTAAAGAAAAAAATCATAATATTATAACCACTGTTAATCCTGCTACTGAAGAAATTATTAAAGAATACCAACTCATATCAAAGGATGAAATTACAACTTTAGCTACAAAATCTAAAAAAGCTTTCAAAGAATGGAAAAAGGACTATCGAAAGAGAACAAGCTTTCTATATGCCTTTGCCAATGAATTTAAAAAGGAAAGGGAAAGCCTTGCTCGAATAGCTACTTCAGAGATGGGAAAAACCATTAAAGAAGCAAGGTCTGAAATAGACAAGTGTATTTGGGCTGTAGAATATTTTGCTGACAACGGCGGTGTCTTTTTACATGATGAAGTTATCAATACTGACGCTAGGAAATCTATTGTCACATTTGAACCGTTAGGGGTAATTGCAAGCCTGATGCCCTGGAATTTTCCCTACTGGCAGGCTCTTAGATTCGCTGCACCATCCTTGATAGCAGGTAATACAATTATCTTGAAACCTTCCAGTGTTACTATGCAATGCGGATTGGAAATAGAGAAGGTTTTTGAAAAAATTGGTTTACCCGATAATGTTTTTAAAACAATTATTGCTTCCTCTGTTGAAGCGGAATATTTAATCAACTCTGAAGATGTTAGTGCCGTTACTTTTACTGGTAGTGTACCTGTGGGTGCAAAGGTGGCCAAGCATGCAGCAGCTAACTTAAAAAAAATCGTATTAGAGTTAGGAGGTAGCGATCCATTTATCGTTTGTGAAGATGCAGATATAGAGAAAGCGTCAAGTGGAGCTGTAAAAGGACGCTTTATTAATTGTGGACAGAGTTGTATAGCCTCGAAGCGCTTTATTGTTGTCAAGAACGTTGCTTCGCAATTTATTGAAAAATTTGTTGAAAAGACCGAAAAATTAAGGATTGGAGATCCGCTATCAGAGGATACAGATATCGGACCCCTGGTAAACTCTTCTTCGCTAGAAAACATAGACGAAATGGTAAAGAGATCTTTGAAAGAAGGTGCAGAATTGGTAACGGGTGGACAACGGTTGAGCCAGAAAAATGGAGGTAAAGAAAAAGGATTTTTCTACAGACCCACCATTTTAAAAAATGTTACTCCTAAAATGGAAGTGGCGCGAGAAGAGACATTTGGTCCAGTTGCGCCCGTAATAGTGGTAGAAGATGAACAAGAAGCATTAGAAGTAGCAAACGATACACAATTTGGCCTCGGTGCAAGCATTTGGACCCAAAATTTGGGGAAAGCTGAAAGATACTCAAAATTACTCCAGGCAGGAATTGTTACGGTCAATAATGTTGTTGTTTCAGATCCTAGGGTTCCCTTTGGTGGAATCAAAAATAGTGGATTTGGTCGGGAATTATCTAAACATGGAATGTTTGAATTTGTAAACATCAAGTCTATAAGATTCTATGATCAGTTGATACATCACCACTATGTTGAATAAAAAGTAAGGATCACTCTTAAAGGGATTCTATCTCTTGCTCTAGTGAATTAGGGAACTTTGGCCATTTTGCCGTCAAAAAAGTATTCTATAAATAAACAATGTTCTAGTCGTAAAATGGTCCCCCTATATCTCTTATTTTCCTAAAGCCGCTAAATTTCTAAATTATTTCATGGTGAGGTTTTAATATATTATTTATCGCTTTTTGTATTATTGAACGATGTTCGATTTTGCCTTGAAATCTGGGGAACGGATTATGAAAAAATAAAGCAAACATGTTTGTTAGCTGAAGATCTTGGATATTATGGATTTTATTATGGTGAATCATTAACCGAAATCGACCTTGACTGTTGGACAGTTCTTTCCACACTGATTCCACTCACTAATAAAATTAAGCTCGGCCCTGTTATCACTTATATACTTCCGGATTATAGAAGCCTGGCCTTACTTGTTAAGCAATCAATTACATTTCAAGACATTTCAAATGGACGACTTGAATTAAGAACTGGGGCAGGCGCAAGTCTCGAATATTCTATTCAATGGTGGTATCCTTTTGGAATCAACTATTCTGGTGCAAGTATACGTGTGGCTTTATTCAAAGAAGGTATACAATTACTGTCAAAATTGCTGGGACACTCTGACATGAATTACAGCCAATCTGGGAGCAGTAATTCTATTGCTAATTTTGAAGGAAGATTTTTCACGATACCTGGGGCTTCATTTGTTAAACCAAAAACTAGAATTCCTATAACGATAGCCGCCAAACAGGATAGAATGATGAAAATAGCTGCAAATTATGGGGATGTGTGGGAATGTTCCTATTTGTCTCCTGATGAATTCTTTACACTAAACGAAAGGTTTGAAAGATTATCAAAAAAAGTGGGAGACATTGACGTGTCTGAAAAGCCTCAGAACAGAGTGGTAGAGAAATCGATTGAATTGGATGTTATTATTGATAGTAACGAAGTAGAACTAGATTACAAAAAAAAAGTATTTGCCATGGAGAGGGGACCAGGTATTCACAATCAATTACTAAAAAAGGGTCTTGTGGGAAATCCTGATGAAATAAGATCAAGGATACAAGAATACGTGAATTTAGGCATCAACCAGTTTTTTCTTGCATTCCAGGATCCTTTTGACCTCAATTCAATAGAATTATTCATGGATGCAGTACAAAGTTGAAAATCCTATCACCTTATCTAAGCTTTTAAATGGTCTCAAAATTAGCATACCTTAATTGGCTAGCTTTTTTTTCAATTAATGAATTAACTCAACCTTACTTACTCTGTTGTAACATTTTTGGTGTCTTTAAAACAATAGTCATAATGTTGAGAATCGCTTACTGAAGGACCAGAAATGATTGGTCAACTAGGATTAGCAAAGATTTTTTACTTCTTTTACAACGGTTATGAGTAGACAATGAATATAGAAACTGCATATAACGGGAAACAAAATGTTGTGCTAGGAAAAACAGGTATCGTATCACTCATTTTTATGGCGGCAATGATATTTTTTTCATATCAAGTTTCGGACGCTCAACTAGATACATCTAGTAACTTTAGCAGTACGGGCGCTGGTGATAGTAATGAAACAAGTACACCTGCATTAATAGAGAATGGAAACGTATCAGTTGGGTCCTATTCGAGTTTTGTTAATGACATAAACAGCCTTTTAGATTCTAACTCCTCCAAATCCATTTCAAAGGTGAGCACAAATTCTCCAACTGAAATGCCATCATTTAACCTGCTAGCTTTGGATGAAATAACGCTTCAAAACACTTCAATGTCTGTACCCGCACCGGTTAGACATACTGGCCAGCCATCACACGAAGTAGTCTTTGCTCTTCCACTTAGGAATGACGGGAATATTTGGTCAGGCACAGTTACATTTACAGCAAGTAAACCGATAGAAGTCGAGGTTCTTCACACTTATGCACCAGCAAAGAATCTCGATTCAATCCACGGGGAGCCTTATCATGCAGTATTGCCCGGAAATAAGAGTATTGCAATAACCCATCTCCGACATTTGGTTGACGTGCCGATTGAAATCAAGGGAACCGGAATAAGCTCGGGGACACTTAATTTCGCAGGTAACGCATTAGTATTTCACAAGACCAGCGGGGAGCCTTTCACCGTAACCTATACTATTGATGCTGTTGCAAAGGAACTAACTAAACCCCGAAAATAGATCAGATATCCGAGTAGTGCAGCTTATCATCTAGAAAATCGATCCTAATTCCCTTTTTTTACTCGACTGCAAATCAACGGATGTAGAGTAGATTTTTTTGGGAGATTGTTTTAATTGAGATCGCAAAACTTTTCTTTTTTTTTATTGCAATTTGAGTGATCGAAGCCTTTTTTCGATGAAATTAAGTCAATTAAAAAGCCATGATGTTATTCCATTTCTTTACATTTATGAAAAATATGAACACAATGAGCGAGTGAATAAATCTAATAGGGCGACCATCTAGATTATTTATATGAATGACCCAGCAGAAAATTCAAAAAAGTCCAATAGTTTTGAAGAGATAACTCTGGCAAACGGTTGTTTTTGGTGCACAGAGGCCATTTTTAAGCGAGTTCGAGGAATCCTGTCTGTCGTACCTGGGTATTCGGGGGGATTTCTAAATAACCCATCATATGACCAAGTTTGTACAGGCGAAACTGGTCATGCTGAAGCTATCCAAATCCGATTCGATCCGAAAATCATTCCATTAGAAAAACTCCTTGAAATATTCTGGTATACACACGATCCAACGACACTTAATAGACAGGGAAGTGATGTAGGGACACAATATCGATCTGCCATTTTTTATCAAACACCACAACAACAAGACATAATAACGGCCGTGAAAGAAGATATTGAGGAAAAAAAAGTATACTCTAATCCCATTGTCACTGAAATCAGCCCTTTCAAGAATTTTTATCCTGCCGAAAAATATCACAAAGATTACTACGACAACAATAAGAGTGTACCCTATTGTAGTTATGTGATTGATCCAAAAGTAGAAAAATTATTGTCGAAATTTCAGGACAATGTAAAGGACGAATACTTGTAACTTTTATCATTTACTTGTTATTAGTGATATTTTTTTTCAGCCATCATAATCATTTACTACCATTTCGAAGAAAATAATCTTCTTAAATAAAAATTCACTAATTTCGGGTAAACAATGATTGAACTTCGGACATTGATCTATATCGTGTTACCGACTTTTTCGTACATTGTAAGAATGGCTTGAGCCCTCGACAACAATGTAGATGTTTAGAGGACAGTTAAAATTTGTATCTCGCTTTTCTTTCCG
It encodes:
- a CDS encoding LLM class flavin-dependent oxidoreductase; protein product: MNDVRFCLEIWGTDYEKIKQTCLLAEDLGYYGFYYGESLTEIDLDCWTVLSTLIPLTNKIKLGPVITYILPDYRSLALLVKQSITFQDISNGRLELRTGAGASLEYSIQWWYPFGINYSGASIRVALFKEGIQLLSKLLGHSDMNYSQSGSSNSIANFEGRFFTIPGASFVKPKTRIPITIAAKQDRMMKIAANYGDVWECSYLSPDEFFTLNERFERLSKKVGDIDVSEKPQNRVVEKSIELDVIIDSNEVELDYKKKVFAMERGPGIHNQLLKKGLVGNPDEIRSRIQEYVNLGINQFFLAFQDPFDLNSIELFMDAVQS
- a CDS encoding trimeric intracellular cation channel family protein; the encoded protein is MFDLHYVLIFYPEIILFLDYFGTVAFAVTGAFKAIEQKADILGVVILSSVTGLAGGLMRDVIFGKYPPTALSDPMYLILSIITGFSVFFLYPRLKKHWGLFLNCDAVGLGVFTVIGASTAYSIFGPNLLLVSIGGLLTATGGGILRDILVNEIPLVFVRELYATASFVGVVVFFILIILSDPVIAVISGLISATGIRLLAIKYDWNLPKVKT
- the wrbA gene encoding NAD(P)H:quinone oxidoreductase, with protein sequence MSERISKILILFYSRYGNTAGMAEEIAYGAKEVSNTSVTLRRIADDVPAEVVSQNPEWSKIVEDLTNTYPTNKVDDLVNEMPNYDAIIFGSPTRFGNMAAPMKALWDRTSDLWMKGSLIGKLGAVFTAAASVHGGQETTAISMMFPMLHHGMIIVGVPYAVPELTQSGSPYGPSRIVGRMSNKEITEADIKVARALGKRISELAKKLS
- the msrA gene encoding peptide-methionine (S)-S-oxide reductase MsrA, producing MNDPAENSKKSNSFEEITLANGCFWCTEAIFKRVRGILSVVPGYSGGFLNNPSYDQVCTGETGHAEAIQIRFDPKIIPLEKLLEIFWYTHDPTTLNRQGSDVGTQYRSAIFYQTPQQQDIITAVKEDIEEKKVYSNPIVTEISPFKNFYPAEKYHKDYYDNNKSVPYCSYVIDPKVEKLLSKFQDNVKDEYL
- a CDS encoding NAD-dependent succinate-semialdehyde dehydrogenase; the protein is MNSNNVPLKENNIPRSKEKNHNIITTVNPATEEIIKEYQLISKDEITTLATKSKKAFKEWKKDYRKRTSFLYAFANEFKKERESLARIATSEMGKTIKEARSEIDKCIWAVEYFADNGGVFLHDEVINTDARKSIVTFEPLGVIASLMPWNFPYWQALRFAAPSLIAGNTIILKPSSVTMQCGLEIEKVFEKIGLPDNVFKTIIASSVEAEYLINSEDVSAVTFTGSVPVGAKVAKHAAANLKKIVLELGGSDPFIVCEDADIEKASSGAVKGRFINCGQSCIASKRFIVVKNVASQFIEKFVEKTEKLRIGDPLSEDTDIGPLVNSSSLENIDEMVKRSLKEGAELVTGGQRLSQKNGGKEKGFFYRPTILKNVTPKMEVAREETFGPVAPVIVVEDEQEALEVANDTQFGLGASIWTQNLGKAERYSKLLQAGIVTVNNVVVSDPRVPFGGIKNSGFGRELSKHGMFEFVNIKSIRFYDQLIHHHYVE